CACCTGTGAGGTAAGAGGACAGATAACAGCGCCCTTCAGCCATAATGCACAGGCTGCCAAACGCAAAGACTTCCAGTGGAACTTCGCTGCTGCGGGCCAGCTGTTTCACCTGATGAATCGACAGCACGCGCGGTAGCACCACACGAGCTACGTCAAAGTGCTGTTTATAGAAACGGATAGCTTCGTCATTGGTTGCCGATGCCTGAACGGACACGTGACGTTCCACGTGGGGATAGCGCTCGGCGGCATATTCGAGCATGGCAAGATCGGCTAAAATGAGCGCGTCGGCTCCCAGCTGCGCCGCCATATCGACAGCACGCTCCCAGCGGGCATAGCCGTCAGGATGGGCAAAAGTATTAATCGCGATGTGCAATTTGCGGTTGTGGCGGTGCACATAGCTAACAGCTTCCTGAAGTTTTTTCTCGGTGAAGTTCAAGCCAGCGAAATGCCGTGCATTGGTATCATCTTTTAAACCGATATAAACGGCGTCTGCGCCGTTATCGATCGCTGCCTTCAGGGCAGGTAAGTTTCCGGCGGGGCAAAGCAACTCCATATATCATTCCTGAACAAGCCACGTTAGCGATGAGTGGCAATTAATGACAACAGGTGATCGATTGAACCCTGAGTGATAATTTTAATGGCGATCATTCTAGATAACCCATTCATCAGCCGTTTTGATTTGAGGCAGTTTCTCGCGTGTTGACAGCAGCAACATGGCGGTTATTCTTTACCCAAATTATTTTCGCTCTCTATGTGTGCCAAACTAATAAGGGTTCGTTTTGTTGATATAGCGCGCTGTCTTACGCTGTTAATGTGGCAAAATACCCGCACCCCGTGTCAAAAGGAGTCACTCCAGTGTTGGAAAAATTACGAGCACGTTTAGTGCGTCAAGGCCCGGCGTTTTTAAGCGTCCCGTTAAAATTCACGCCGTTTGCTTTGCAACGACAAGTGCTGGAACAACTGCTGGGCTGGCAATTTCGTCAGGCGCTTGAGGATGATGAGCTTGAGTTTCTGGAAGATCGTTGGCTGAAGGTTGAGGTACGCGATCTTGGCTTAAAGTGGTTTGTCACCGTTAACCAAGGCAAATTGCAGGTCAGCCAGCATCAAGAGGCCGACGTAAGCTTCAGCGCAGATGCCAACGATTTGATTCTGATTGCAGCCCGCAAAGAAGATCCTGATACGCTGTTTTTCCAACGCCGCTTACGTATTGAAGGTGATACTGAGCTTGGCTTATATGTCAAAAATTTGATGGATGCGATAGATTTAGATGCTATGCCTAAGCTGCTGCGTTTTGGTCTGTTACAGTTGGCTGAATTCGTTGATGCAGGCATGAAAGAAGCATCACCGCCCGCTACCCAAGAGGTTTCACCATGCTAATTCGCGTTGAAATTCCTGTTGATGCTGCTGGTATCGATCAGCTGCTACGCAACGCGTTCCCAACCAGTGAAGAAGCGGAGCTTGTACAGCGTCTGCGTGAGGATGGCCTGTTAACGCTAGGCGTTGTTGCCACCGATGAAGAGGGCGGCGTGGTTGGATACGCGGCTTTCAGCCCGGTTTATGTTGATGGTGAAGACCGCCAATGCGTAGGTCTGGCGCCGGTGGTGGTGGATGAAGCCCACCGCCGTCAGGGGCTGGCAGAAAAAATCATTTATGAAGGTTTAGACTCCCTGAATGAATTTGGTTATTCCGCCGTTGTTGTGCTCGGTGAACCGGCCTATTTCAGTCGTTTTGGTTTTCAGAATGCCGCAGAACATGGCCTGCGTAGCCGACTTCCGGGCACAGAAGCGTCGTTTCAGGTTTACCCATTAGCCGATGGTGAAATGGAAAACTGCAAAGGGGTAGTTGAGTATTCTGCCCCGTTTGGACGCGGCTGAGTTTGAAACCTATGGATACTCCCCATTTTCAGGGAGTATCCAGAGTTTATGAGGCAAAACTAGGCGGTTTCTGTCTCAACAGGCTTTTGATTGCGATTGACGGCGATTTTAAACAGCCAATATATCAAGCTGGCGGCAAGCAACGAATTGATCGTTGGAATGCCCCATTCGGTGACCAGCCCGACAATACTCCCGACAATGCTGGCGATAATGGCAGCCCAACCAATAACCGGTGTTTGGGTGTCATCTGGCAGTTTTCCTTCTGCGCGAGTCTTATCCAAAATGTTACGATGCGAGCGCAGGATAAAATAATCCACCAGCATAATGCCGATAATCGGTGGGAAAACTACGCCCAGCACGGTCAGAAAATCCACAAACCGATCCAAAATACCCAGCACCGAAAGCGTGGTCCCCAATACGCCAATCACCAGCGTGGTAGAGATGTATTTCAGCCTCTTGCCGGTGAGCCCTTCGACCG
This is a stretch of genomic DNA from Hafnia alvei. It encodes these proteins:
- a CDS encoding peptidase U32 family protein, with translation MELLCPAGNLPALKAAIDNGADAVYIGLKDDTNARHFAGLNFTEKKLQEAVSYVHRHNRKLHIAINTFAHPDGYARWERAVDMAAQLGADALILADLAMLEYAAERYPHVERHVSVQASATNDEAIRFYKQHFDVARVVLPRVLSIHQVKQLARSSEVPLEVFAFGSLCIMAEGRCYLSSYLTGESPNTVGACSPARYVRWQQTPQGMESRLNDVLIDRYEDGENAGYPTLCKGRYMVDGEKYHALEEPTSLNTLELLPDLLGANIASVKIEGRQRSPAYVSQVAKVWRQAIDRCQKDPEGYKAEQSWMDSLGAMAEGTQTTLGAYHRKWQ
- a CDS encoding SCP2 domain-containing protein, producing the protein MLEKLRARLVRQGPAFLSVPLKFTPFALQRQVLEQLLGWQFRQALEDDELEFLEDRWLKVEVRDLGLKWFVTVNQGKLQVSQHQEADVSFSADANDLILIAARKEDPDTLFFQRRLRIEGDTELGLYVKNLMDAIDLDAMPKLLRFGLLQLAEFVDAGMKEASPPATQEVSPC
- a CDS encoding GNAT family N-acetyltransferase, with protein sequence MLIRVEIPVDAAGIDQLLRNAFPTSEEAELVQRLREDGLLTLGVVATDEEGGVVGYAAFSPVYVDGEDRQCVGLAPVVVDEAHRRQGLAEKIIYEGLDSLNEFGYSAVVVLGEPAYFSRFGFQNAAEHGLRSRLPGTEASFQVYPLADGEMENCKGVVEYSAPFGRG